TGTTCCGCTCCTACAGCGAGATCGAAGGCATGTTCAGCCCCTACCCGCCGGGGTCCGATACCTACTTTGCATTGGGCGAGACAGACCCGGAAACATACGCGCGCTACAGCGAAAGCCTGCGTAACGACTGCGGCATTTATGACGACAATGGCGCACAATACGACAAAGTCTATGAATTTACAGCCCGTAATTATTATGGGCACGGCGCGGCAGCCCATATCACGGGTTACGTTGGCTCAATCCCGCAGGAAGAACTGGCTTTTTACCAGGGGCAGGGCTACAGCTCTGGGGATTATATTGGCCGTGCAGGTGTTGAGCGCTCTATGCAAGAGTACCTCGCAGGCAAAGCGGAAAGCCACTTGCAGATGGTCGAACCGGGCGGCCTCGTCATCCGTGACCTGGGCACCAGCACCGGCGCACCTGCGACGCCTGTGCAGCTCACGATTGACCGTGACCTGCAATATGCTGTGAGCAAAGCCATCAATGACGCCTATCTCTATGCAGAGGCGCGCAACTGGGGGCAGGAAATCTACTCCACAGGGGCAGCAGCAGTCGTCATCGATATTCACACAGGCGCGATCCTGGCGATGTCTAGCTACCCAACCTATGATCCGCGTATCTTCGATTTGCAAAATACAGGCTATGGCGAGCTCGTCTCAAGCTATTTGCTTAACCGCGCCAGCCAGACGGATACGCGCGAACCGCTCGCCAATAAAGCCCTGCGGCAGTATACGCCGGGTTCCGTCTTCAAGATATTCACAGCAGCCGCAACCGCGCAAGAAGGCATCTTCCCGATTGATGACAGCGAGCAGTTCAATTGTGACCTGTATTGGAATGGCACCACCTACGGCGATACGGTCGGCGACCGTCCAGATTGGCGTGTGGCCGATGAGATGGACGCCGCTGGCCCGGTTTACCTGTGGCAGGCCCTGAGCACATCCTGTAACCCCTTCTTCTGGGAGATGGGCGGCAGATTGTGGAAGCTCGGCCCAAGCGTCAACGTCTCTTATGAGCAGCGCTTCGGCCTGGGGCAGCCAACCGGTATCGTCGGCCTGGGCAGTGAAGACCCCGGCAATCTGGCGTTGCCCAATAACCCGACCAGCGCCATCAACAATGCCATCGGCCAGGGTGATGTGCAGGTAACGCCCTTACAGATGGCCGTCGCTGTGGCAGCCGTCGCCAACAATGGCACAGTTTACCAGCCTTATATTATCCAGCAGATCGGCGGCCTGGATGGCACAGATGTCGTCAGTGTGACGGAGCCGACTGTAAAAAATGAATTGGGGCTGGACCAGGCCGTGCTGGATATCGTTCGGCGCGGGATGTGTAACGTCCCGGTCGATGACATCCTGGGGACGTCTTA
The Phototrophicus methaneseepsis DNA segment above includes these coding regions:
- a CDS encoding penicillin-binding transpeptidase domain-containing protein, whose protein sequence is MRYIPKQPKHYAAHPAVRYALALIAAFVLIGSNILAQSTPEDVLDQFMTAWNDQNFEAMYALLHPQAQELYPMTIFQNRYNAAQIAMNFTGVTYEVESSRIQGISAELHYDAVIQSSAFEEIQDPDRTMRMMQADGNWRIAWSSMDILRDMAADITLQPTRTFPTRASIYDTNGLPLAADNSRIINLWARRIEIINEEACFNTLAQMMFRSYSEIEGMFSPYPPGSDTYFALGETDPETYARYSESLRNDCGIYDDNGAQYDKVYEFTARNYYGHGAAAHITGYVGSIPQEELAFYQGQGYSSGDYIGRAGVERSMQEYLAGKAESHLQMVEPGGLVIRDLGTSTGAPATPVQLTIDRDLQYAVSKAINDAYLYAEARNWGQEIYSTGAAAVVIDIHTGAILAMSSYPTYDPRIFDLQNTGYGELVSSYLLNRASQTDTREPLANKALRQYTPGSVFKIFTAAATAQEGIFPIDDSEQFNCDLYWNGTTYGDTVGDRPDWRVADEMDAAGPVYLWQALSTSCNPFFWEMGGRLWKLGPSVNVSYEQRFGLGQPTGIVGLGSEDPGNLALPNNPTSAINNAIGQGDVQVTPLQMAVAVAAVANNGTVYQPYIIQQIGGLDGTDVVSVTEPTVKNELGLDQAVLDIVRRGMCNVPVDDILGTSYVTFGPNADPPPPYTSCGKTGTAQAGPPGSEIPPHAWYVSYAPAEDPQIATVVMVLNSREGSEVAAPITRRILDTYFNAEQWPYPSWWNEVDYIPVPVPQGIGTEG